A genomic region of Salvelinus sp. IW2-2015 unplaced genomic scaffold, ASM291031v2 Un_scaffold5223, whole genome shotgun sequence contains the following coding sequences:
- the LOC112078073 gene encoding NF-X1-type zinc finger protein NFXL1, with protein sequence MDPAWRQQGRGRGRGQPQGQTSRPQRERAAGPAAESPKAPSGVWAGDGRGRGGDGRGRGGDGRGGDGRGKNTTAQLQPVNRGKNMVAPSQHTASSQSKFEEIRKSNQAAAQRLAQSQYSSSSDDDVDDIVDDGGKVQGKDGKRGQILASTLTTYTDQTGETTHTDVWLVL encoded by the exons ATGGATCCGGCCTGGCGTCAGCAGGGTCGGGGTCGTGGCCGGGGTCAGCCACAGGGTCAAACGTCGcgacctcagagagagagggcagcagGCCCGGCAGCAGAATCCCCTAAGGCTCCTAGTGGTGTGTGGGCTGGagatgggagggggagaggaggagacgggcgggggagaggaggagacgggagaggaggagacgggaGGGGGAAGAACACTACTGCTCAGCTACAGCCTGTTAACAGAGGGAAGAACATGGTAGCACCTTCACAAcaca CTGCATCGAGCCAATCCAAGTTTGAGGAGATCAGGAAGTCCAACCAGGCTGCTGCTCAGCGATTGGCTCAGAGCCAGTACAGCTCCTCCTCAGACGATGATGTCGATGATATAGTCGATGATGGTGGGAAGGTCCAGGGGAAGGACGGTAAACGAGGGCAGATTCTGGCCTCGACGCTCACCACCTACACGGACCAGACTGGTGAGACGACACATACTGATGTGTGGCTCGTGCTTTAG